Proteins found in one Bordetella genomosp. 9 genomic segment:
- the cpaB gene encoding Flp pilus assembly protein CpaB: MLDRIPQRWLMAAVTIAAGLLAAWAARQHIQGRIEQIEADAKVATVPRLVAAYDLTPGTRLEEAYVAVRDIPTAWAPSDALAPEDFASYTYSVLAHPLRRGDPVQRSHLAPRKAAPLSSRVSSGRRAITIPVDDINSLSGMLQAGDLLDLYVSFEHGRRQITAPLLQGVLVLATGRAGDDDEAMAGAFSTITLDAGPEDAVKLVAARQAGRITAILRHHRDADTNATAARGDLAALLGMDDADDARPRPVPVLYGDRPDGNASKPSDDEIGGASGSAWFDADVPAEVVSAGRTRPAPSHISRGARNQGR; the protein is encoded by the coding sequence ATGCTGGACCGGATTCCTCAGCGCTGGTTGATGGCGGCCGTCACGATCGCGGCGGGCCTGCTCGCGGCCTGGGCCGCACGGCAACACATACAAGGCCGCATCGAACAGATCGAGGCCGACGCCAAGGTGGCCACCGTTCCCCGCCTGGTGGCGGCCTATGACCTGACGCCAGGCACCCGCTTGGAAGAAGCCTACGTGGCCGTGCGCGATATTCCCACTGCATGGGCGCCCAGCGATGCGCTCGCGCCGGAGGATTTCGCTTCATATACCTACAGCGTGCTGGCGCATCCGCTGCGGCGGGGCGATCCGGTCCAGCGCTCGCATCTGGCGCCGCGCAAGGCCGCGCCCCTGTCGTCGCGCGTGTCGTCGGGCCGTCGCGCCATCACGATTCCAGTGGACGACATCAACTCCTTGTCCGGCATGTTGCAGGCCGGCGACCTGCTGGATCTTTACGTGTCCTTCGAACATGGCCGCCGGCAGATCACGGCGCCCCTGCTGCAGGGCGTGCTGGTGCTGGCGACGGGCCGGGCCGGCGACGATGACGAAGCGATGGCCGGCGCGTTCTCCACCATCACGCTGGACGCCGGTCCCGAAGACGCGGTCAAGCTGGTCGCCGCCCGGCAGGCCGGGCGCATCACCGCCATTCTGCGTCACCACCGGGACGCGGACACCAACGCCACGGCGGCGCGTGGCGATCTGGCGGCCCTGCTCGGCATGGACGACGCCGACGATGCGCGCCCGCGCCCGGTCCCCGTACTGTATGGCGACCGCCCGGACGGCAATGCGAGCAAACCGTCCGACGACGAAATCGGCGGCGCGTCCGGCTCCGCATGGTTCGATGCCGACGTTCCCGCCGAGGTCGTCAGTGCGGGCCGCACCCGTCCGGCGCCTTCCCACATTTCCCGCGGCGCCAGGAATCAAGGACGGTAG
- a CDS encoding type II and III secretion system protein family protein, which yields MLTLLLIASLWASARASTVLDMQVGETRVLAHPGVSRVAVGHGEILQAVPADTAEVIVFARAEGESSLHIWAGRKRSAYTVRVAPARSRSMRAEVDALLARIPGARGEAIGDQIVIEGHDLSDADHARIAALAERYPQVIDFTGKVGWDRMVLLDVKVVELPRSRLTELGVRWDGTTQGGLMAGWALDAAASSRLGERPGVSPLPAALRAAPGAGYAGMNMLLSSRLNLLAESGEAIVLAQPQLLARSGSTAEFLAGGEVPYATVDKDGNASTLFKPYGVSLRITPTIASSGTVRSRIEVEASAVDASVTATGGPALKTRRASTEFNVRSGRTLVIGGFLSRERHTQESGLPGLRNIPLLGWLFGARREQFKETELAIFVTPVVVTEDHGAMRHATAQAGERLRNAFPEPPRMLMAEPAGAPAVSGDGGWDPYRGPGSQWAEPHPRKGANQYDFKD from the coding sequence ATGCTGACGCTATTGCTGATCGCTTCCCTGTGGGCATCGGCACGCGCGTCCACCGTGCTGGATATGCAGGTTGGAGAAACGCGCGTGCTGGCCCATCCCGGCGTCAGCCGGGTCGCGGTGGGACACGGCGAAATACTGCAAGCGGTTCCGGCCGACACGGCGGAGGTCATCGTATTCGCACGCGCGGAAGGCGAGTCCTCGCTGCACATCTGGGCCGGCAGGAAGCGCAGCGCCTACACCGTGCGTGTCGCGCCCGCGCGATCGCGCAGCATGCGCGCCGAAGTCGATGCGCTGCTGGCCCGCATTCCGGGCGCGCGTGGCGAAGCGATAGGCGACCAGATCGTGATCGAAGGCCATGACCTGTCCGATGCGGATCATGCGCGTATCGCGGCCCTGGCGGAACGCTATCCCCAGGTGATCGACTTCACCGGCAAGGTCGGCTGGGACCGCATGGTCCTGCTCGACGTCAAGGTGGTGGAACTGCCGCGCTCGCGCCTGACCGAACTCGGTGTGCGGTGGGACGGCACGACGCAGGGCGGCCTGATGGCGGGATGGGCGCTGGACGCGGCGGCGTCCAGCCGGTTGGGCGAACGCCCGGGGGTATCGCCCCTGCCGGCCGCCTTGCGCGCCGCGCCCGGCGCCGGCTATGCCGGCATGAACATGCTGCTTTCCTCGCGCCTGAACCTGTTGGCGGAAAGCGGCGAAGCCATCGTGCTGGCCCAACCGCAATTGCTTGCGCGCAGCGGTTCCACCGCCGAATTCCTGGCGGGCGGCGAGGTGCCCTATGCAACGGTGGACAAGGATGGGAATGCATCCACGCTGTTCAAGCCTTATGGGGTGTCCCTGCGCATCACGCCCACCATCGCATCCAGCGGTACGGTGCGTTCCCGTATCGAAGTGGAAGCCAGCGCGGTGGATGCTTCCGTGACCGCCACGGGCGGGCCGGCGCTGAAGACGCGGCGAGCCTCCACCGAGTTCAACGTCCGATCAGGCCGTACGCTGGTGATCGGCGGCTTTCTTTCGCGCGAACGGCATACCCAGGAAAGCGGCCTGCCCGGTCTGCGCAATATCCCCTTGCTGGGATGGCTGTTCGGGGCGCGTCGCGAACAGTTCAAGGAAACGGAGCTGGCCATCTTCGTCACGCCCGTGGTGGTGACCGAGGACCATGGCGCCATGCGCCACGCCACGGCGCAGGCCGGCGAGCGCCTGCGCAATGCATTTCCCGAACCGCCACGGATGCTGATGGCGGAGCCGGCGGGCGCCCCCGCCGTGTCCGGCGACGGCGGCTGGGATCCTTACCGCGGTCCCGGCTCGCAATGGGCGGAGCCGCACCCGCGCAAGGGCGCCAACCAATATGACTTCAAGGATTGA
- a CDS encoding ATPase, T2SS/T4P/T4SS family — protein MLEIELQFEDGTHRIVRVQPPVVLGRAPHCGIRIRHWRVGREHARFVVSGQDVVIEDAGTLSGTLVNGKRIARYGPLTSNDEVLVGPCLMKVRREPFLPITARALPAAADVMPLSESTLRDVAADRHAYGLEADARDIGEMSDMSDMSDMNPAVDLLPHRQRLQSALLDALDLRRRDVAKMSDSLLRSEAAERLLALVREDTQIPAGVDPDALMREVLDEALGFGPLSPLLEDPGVTEIMVNRHDQIYVERDGRLVRHAAAFSSEQAVLRVLERIVAPIGRRIDESSPMVDARLADGSRVNAVVAPVALKGATLTIRKFPQRALGMPDLVRRGSLDTAMADFLARCVAERVNIVVSGGTGSGKTTLLNILSNAIPGGERIITIEDAAELRLRHAHVVALEARPANMEGRGHITIRDLVRNALRMRPDRIVVGECRGAEAFDMLAAMNTGHEGSLTTLHANSPRDALGRLETMILMAGMDLPLAAVREHIASSIHLIVQQARMPDGRRLVTAIVEVTGMEAGRIQTQPLFMHEGGGARGGFAGCGTMPTFADAWRDAGRPLDPMLFTGTVAP, from the coding sequence GTGCTGGAAATCGAACTGCAATTCGAGGATGGCACGCACCGGATCGTGCGTGTGCAGCCTCCCGTCGTGCTGGGGCGGGCGCCTCACTGCGGGATACGCATACGGCATTGGCGCGTGGGCCGCGAACATGCGCGCTTCGTCGTCTCCGGACAGGACGTGGTGATCGAGGATGCCGGTACGCTGTCGGGCACCCTGGTCAACGGCAAGCGCATCGCCCGGTACGGACCCTTGACGTCGAATGACGAGGTGCTGGTCGGCCCTTGCCTGATGAAAGTGCGCCGCGAACCGTTCCTGCCCATCACGGCGCGCGCGCTACCGGCAGCGGCGGACGTCATGCCTCTGTCCGAATCCACCTTGCGCGACGTCGCCGCCGACCGGCACGCCTATGGCCTGGAGGCGGACGCGAGGGACATTGGCGAGATGAGCGACATGAGCGACATGAGCGACATGAACCCCGCCGTCGACCTGCTTCCGCATCGGCAGCGCTTGCAGTCCGCATTGCTCGACGCGCTGGATCTGCGGCGCCGCGACGTCGCGAAGATGAGCGATAGCCTGTTGCGTAGTGAAGCCGCCGAAAGGCTGTTGGCCCTCGTTCGCGAGGACACCCAGATTCCCGCCGGTGTCGACCCGGACGCGCTGATGCGCGAGGTCCTGGACGAAGCGCTGGGGTTCGGTCCGCTGTCGCCTTTGCTGGAGGATCCCGGCGTCACGGAAATCATGGTCAACCGCCATGACCAAATCTACGTGGAGCGTGATGGCCGCCTGGTCCGCCACGCGGCGGCATTCAGCAGCGAACAGGCCGTATTGCGGGTGTTGGAGCGCATCGTGGCGCCGATAGGGCGGCGCATCGACGAAAGCTCGCCCATGGTGGATGCCCGTCTTGCCGACGGGTCCCGCGTGAATGCGGTGGTCGCGCCCGTGGCGCTGAAGGGCGCCACGCTGACCATACGCAAGTTTCCGCAGCGGGCGCTCGGCATGCCAGACCTGGTGCGCCGCGGTTCCCTGGACACGGCCATGGCGGACTTCCTGGCGCGTTGCGTCGCCGAGCGCGTCAACATCGTTGTGTCCGGCGGCACCGGATCCGGCAAGACCACGCTGCTGAACATCCTGTCCAATGCCATCCCGGGCGGCGAACGCATCATCACCATCGAGGACGCCGCGGAGCTCCGCCTGCGCCACGCGCACGTTGTCGCCCTGGAGGCCAGGCCCGCCAATATGGAGGGCCGCGGCCACATCACCATACGCGACCTGGTCCGCAATGCCCTGCGCATGCGGCCCGACCGCATCGTCGTGGGCGAATGCCGCGGCGCGGAGGCCTTCGACATGCTGGCGGCCATGAACACCGGCCATGAAGGTTCGCTGACCACGCTGCACGCCAACAGCCCGCGCGATGCGCTGGGCCGCCTGGAGACGATGATCCTGATGGCGGGCATGGACCTGCCGCTGGCGGCGGTGCGCGAACACATCGCGTCCAGCATTCACTTGATCGTGCAGCAGGCCCGTATGCCCGACGGCCGGCGCCTGGTGACGGCGATCGTCGAAGTGACGGGCATGGAGGCCGGCCGTATCCAGACCCAGCCGCTGTTCATGCACGAAGGCGGCGGGGCGCGGGGCGGATTCGCCGGTTGCGGCACCATGCCCACCTTCGCCGACGCATGGCGCGACGCCGGCCGGCCGCTCGATCCCATGTTGTTCACGGGGACGGTCGCGCCATGA
- a CDS encoding type II secretion system F family protein, which produces MIWLAALAATCCAAVACWGAYGWFAVAWSRYRQVYTDDAGARLDEVFLFVDPRQLWAANLACCFAVALAAYAASGSGAIALAAGLAPIRAPQILIGFLRLRRQRRFDAQLPDMLLALASSLRAGTSLAGALRQLVEHCEPPLSQEFGLLLREQRLGVSFDQALRNLRARMPGEATGLVVAALRIAAQTGGNLAEALDRIAAVLSARLQLQERIRTLTAQGRLQAWIVGALTPCLAIVLTLLDPASMSLLWHTQAGWGALGVIVMLEAAGIMWIRRIVNIDV; this is translated from the coding sequence ATGATATGGCTGGCGGCGCTGGCCGCGACCTGCTGTGCGGCGGTGGCCTGCTGGGGTGCCTACGGCTGGTTCGCCGTGGCGTGGTCGCGATATCGGCAGGTTTATACCGATGACGCCGGCGCGCGCTTGGACGAAGTCTTTCTTTTCGTGGATCCGCGCCAGCTGTGGGCCGCCAACCTGGCCTGCTGTTTCGCCGTCGCGCTGGCGGCCTACGCGGCGAGCGGCAGCGGCGCGATCGCGCTGGCGGCGGGGCTGGCGCCGATCCGGGCGCCCCAGATCCTGATCGGATTCCTGAGGCTGCGCCGCCAGCGCCGCTTCGACGCGCAACTGCCCGACATGCTCCTGGCCCTGGCTTCCAGCCTGCGCGCCGGTACCAGCCTGGCGGGCGCCTTGCGCCAGCTCGTGGAGCATTGCGAGCCCCCGCTGTCGCAGGAGTTCGGGCTGCTCCTGCGGGAACAGCGCCTGGGCGTTTCCTTCGACCAGGCCCTGCGGAACCTGCGTGCCCGCATGCCGGGGGAGGCGACCGGCCTGGTCGTGGCGGCCCTGCGCATCGCCGCGCAGACCGGCGGCAACCTGGCCGAGGCGCTGGACCGGATCGCCGCCGTCCTGTCCGCGCGCCTGCAACTGCAGGAACGCATCCGCACCCTGACGGCGCAAGGCCGGCTGCAGGCCTGGATCGTCGGTGCGCTGACGCCTTGCCTGGCGATCGTCCTGACCCTGCTGGATCCCGCCTCGATGTCGCTGCTGTGGCATACCCAGGCCGGGTGGGGCGCCCTCGGCGTCATCGTCATGCTGGAGGCGGCCGGCATCATGTGGATACGGCGCATCGTCAACATCGATGTGTGA
- a CDS encoding type II secretion system F family protein produces MHILAMVMAALFAAGAFFLLRPLIRPAGRTHPVAGHLPPAWRAAWPCLDAMAPVVAPLLSWRRRKRLAAQLLRAGMPAALAAGHVVAAQWLCAAASAAAAMALLLAVADADRLLFPAMLCGAGLAGAAMPCLWLRAEIARRRVRMARELPFLMDMTTLCVESGLNLQGALAQAAEQGPDGPLRDELLRALADMRAGLPRMQALYAWSDRVDLPGVRALTAALAQADASGMSLGPILRAQSERRRAERFHRAEKLAMQAPVKMLFPLVCCIFPCTFVVLAFPIAVQFWQVLQ; encoded by the coding sequence ATGCATATCCTGGCAATGGTGATGGCCGCGTTGTTCGCGGCGGGGGCATTTTTCCTGCTGCGCCCGCTCATCCGGCCCGCCGGGCGGACGCATCCCGTGGCCGGACACCTGCCGCCGGCCTGGCGGGCCGCCTGGCCCTGCCTGGACGCCATGGCGCCTGTCGTCGCCCCGTTATTGTCCTGGCGGCGCCGCAAGCGCCTGGCGGCGCAGTTGCTGCGCGCCGGGATGCCAGCCGCCCTGGCCGCCGGTCACGTGGTGGCCGCGCAGTGGCTGTGCGCGGCCGCGAGCGCGGCGGCGGCCATGGCCCTGCTGCTCGCGGTGGCCGATGCCGATCGTCTCCTGTTCCCCGCCATGTTGTGTGGCGCTGGCCTGGCCGGCGCGGCGATGCCGTGCCTGTGGCTGCGCGCGGAGATCGCGCGGCGTCGCGTGCGCATGGCGCGCGAACTGCCGTTCCTGATGGACATGACCACGCTATGCGTGGAATCGGGCCTGAATCTGCAGGGCGCGCTGGCGCAGGCGGCGGAGCAGGGGCCCGACGGACCGCTGCGCGACGAGCTGTTGCGCGCCCTGGCCGATATGCGGGCGGGGCTGCCCCGCATGCAGGCGCTGTACGCGTGGTCGGATCGGGTCGATCTGCCGGGCGTCCGCGCGCTGACAGCCGCGCTGGCCCAGGCCGACGCGTCGGGCATGAGCCTGGGCCCCATCCTGCGGGCGCAGTCCGAACGTCGCCGCGCGGAGCGCTTCCACCGGGCGGAAAAGCTCGCCATGCAGGCGCCCGTCAAGATGCTGTTCCCCTTGGTCTGCTGCATTTTTCCGTGCACGTTCGTCGTTCTGGCCTTTCCGATCGCGGTGCAATTCTGGCAGGTGCTGCAATGA
- a CDS encoding BPSS1780 family membrane protein: MQAASLPATAGWQWAREGFRLFMRQPLALFTWSLVVSLLLLFAMFTVPIGPLFCTALMPCVTLMTLSACKHIDADRTMLPSMWLKPLQKPGVLKKLLILGGMYAGLCMLAGLIAFVPFSNELADGIRAASVTNDYVPFFETLHTALLVFGTLYLIIGALFWHAPVLVAWHNVRLSQALFFSGVACWRNKWAFLVYGLTWAAVFLGIDFCASTLISLDVSQTLVNTVQVPVSIAAFGVLYSSFYPAYTTVFEIDGAGFQLDDGHGTQA, from the coding sequence ATGCAAGCAGCATCCTTACCAGCAACCGCCGGATGGCAATGGGCGCGAGAGGGGTTCCGGCTGTTCATGCGTCAGCCACTGGCGTTGTTCACCTGGTCGCTCGTCGTCAGCCTCCTGTTGCTGTTCGCGATGTTCACGGTGCCCATCGGCCCGCTCTTCTGCACCGCATTGATGCCCTGCGTCACGTTGATGACGCTGTCGGCGTGCAAACACATCGACGCCGACCGCACCATGCTGCCGTCCATGTGGCTCAAGCCCTTGCAAAAGCCCGGCGTCCTGAAAAAGCTGCTTATCCTGGGCGGCATGTACGCCGGCCTGTGCATGCTGGCCGGGCTGATCGCCTTCGTGCCGTTCTCCAATGAGCTCGCGGACGGCATCCGGGCGGCGTCGGTCACCAACGACTACGTGCCTTTCTTCGAGACGCTGCATACCGCATTGCTGGTCTTCGGCACCCTGTACCTGATCATCGGCGCCCTGTTCTGGCATGCCCCGGTGCTGGTGGCCTGGCACAACGTCAGGCTGTCGCAGGCGCTGTTCTTTTCCGGTGTCGCGTGCTGGCGCAACAAGTGGGCGTTCCTGGTCTATGGATTGACCTGGGCGGCGGTATTCCTGGGCATCGATTTCTGCGCCAGCACCCTGATTTCCCTGGACGTCTCGCAGACCCTGGTCAATACGGTGCAGGTTCCCGTCAGCATTGCGGCGTTCGGCGTCCTGTATAGCAGCTTCTATCCGGCCTATACCACCGTGTTCGAAATCGACGGCGCCGGCTTCCAGCTCGACGACGGACACGGCACGCAGGCATAG
- a CDS encoding homoserine kinase, producing the protein MAVFTSVSDDDARRLLTQFELGELVSLQGITAGIENTNYFLTTTAGEYVLTVFEVLTREQLPFYIELMHQLADRGVPVPQPQTSRDGARLVDMHGKPCAIVTRLPGGYEPAPGPLHCALTGRTLALAHLAARDLPLRQPNLRGLPWWRETAPKVRPFLDPPQDELLRQSLDEQIAAAASPLWTSLPGGPAHCDLFRDNVLFAGTFETPLMGGFIDFYFAGCDTWLFDVAVSINDWCIVRETGQIVPELAQSWLGAYARERPFTEQERQAWPAMLRGAALRFWLSRLYDFYLPRPAQTLKPHDPRHFERVLLARHRETPPTLP; encoded by the coding sequence ATGGCCGTATTTACCTCCGTCTCCGACGACGACGCCCGCCGCCTGCTGACGCAATTCGAGCTGGGGGAACTGGTTTCCCTGCAGGGCATTACGGCCGGGATCGAAAATACCAACTATTTCCTGACGACGACCGCCGGCGAATACGTGCTGACGGTGTTCGAGGTGCTCACCCGGGAACAGCTGCCCTTCTATATCGAGCTGATGCACCAGCTGGCCGATCGCGGGGTTCCGGTGCCGCAGCCGCAGACGAGCCGGGATGGCGCCCGCCTGGTCGACATGCATGGCAAGCCTTGCGCCATCGTGACGCGCCTGCCGGGCGGCTACGAACCGGCGCCCGGGCCGCTGCATTGCGCGCTGACAGGCCGCACGCTGGCCCTGGCGCACCTCGCGGCGCGCGACCTGCCGCTGCGCCAGCCGAACCTGCGCGGGCTTCCCTGGTGGCGCGAGACCGCGCCCAAGGTCAGGCCTTTCCTGGACCCGCCCCAGGATGAACTGCTGCGGCAAAGCCTGGACGAACAGATCGCCGCGGCGGCGAGCCCCTTGTGGACCAGCCTGCCCGGCGGGCCCGCCCATTGCGACCTGTTCCGGGATAACGTGCTGTTCGCCGGCACGTTCGAAACCCCGCTGATGGGCGGTTTCATCGACTTCTACTTTGCCGGCTGCGACACCTGGCTGTTCGACGTGGCGGTCAGCATCAACGATTGGTGCATCGTCCGCGAAACCGGGCAGATCGTGCCGGAACTCGCGCAGAGCTGGCTGGGCGCCTATGCGCGTGAAAGGCCGTTCACGGAACAGGAGCGGCAGGCATGGCCAGCCATGCTGCGCGGCGCGGCGCTGCGCTTCTGGCTGTCCCGCCTTTACGACTTCTATCTGCCGCGGCCAGCGCAGACGTTGAAACCGCACGACCCGCGGCATTTCGAGCGAGTGTTGCTCGCGCGCCACCGCGAAACACCGCCGACCTTGCCCTGA
- the dusA gene encoding tRNA dihydrouridine(20/20a) synthase DusA, with amino-acid sequence MLASDWRLCVAPMIDVTDRHCRYFHRLLAPRARLYTEMITTGALLHGDVARHLDHDTAEHPVALQLGGSEPDALAHAARLGQRWGYDEINLNCGCPSERVQRGAFGACLMAEPDLVADCVKAMQDAVDVPVTVKHRLGLDYDDSYAFVRDFVGKLYDAGCRVFIVHARNAVLKGLSPKDNREIPPLRYDAAAQLKRDFPDCVVVLNGGLADAETAAQASAGFDGVMLGRAAWHTPRVLSELSMRFWPGIRLPGDAQVVDAMTRYATQAVARGVPLRVLVRPLLGLVNGQAGARRWRRMLSDAAALKSDDPALIYEAWRSVARPAAQRAETVELG; translated from the coding sequence GTGCTTGCTTCCGATTGGCGGCTTTGCGTCGCGCCCATGATCGATGTCACCGATCGCCATTGCCGCTATTTTCATCGGCTGCTGGCGCCGCGCGCACGCCTGTATACCGAGATGATCACCACGGGCGCCTTGCTCCATGGCGATGTCGCCCGGCACCTGGACCACGACACCGCCGAACACCCCGTCGCCCTGCAACTGGGCGGTAGCGAGCCGGACGCCCTGGCCCACGCCGCCCGGCTTGGGCAGCGTTGGGGCTATGACGAAATCAACCTGAATTGCGGCTGTCCCTCCGAACGGGTCCAGCGGGGCGCATTCGGCGCATGCCTGATGGCCGAGCCGGATCTGGTCGCCGACTGCGTCAAGGCCATGCAGGATGCCGTCGACGTCCCGGTGACCGTCAAGCACAGGCTGGGCTTGGATTACGACGACTCGTATGCCTTCGTCCGCGATTTCGTGGGCAAGCTTTACGACGCCGGTTGCCGGGTTTTCATCGTGCACGCCCGCAATGCGGTGCTGAAAGGCCTTTCGCCGAAAGACAATCGCGAAATCCCGCCCTTGCGCTACGACGCCGCCGCCCAGTTGAAACGCGATTTTCCCGATTGCGTGGTGGTTTTGAATGGCGGCCTGGCCGATGCCGAGACGGCCGCGCAGGCGTCCGCCGGCTTCGATGGCGTCATGCTGGGCCGCGCGGCCTGGCATACGCCGCGGGTGCTGTCGGAGCTTTCCATGCGGTTCTGGCCAGGCATCCGCTTGCCGGGCGACGCGCAGGTCGTCGACGCCATGACGCGCTACGCCACGCAGGCCGTGGCGCGCGGCGTTCCCTTGCGTGTGCTGGTGCGGCCGCTGCTGGGCCTGGTGAACGGCCAGGCCGGCGCCCGCCGCTGGCGCCGCATGCTGTCGGACGCCGCCGCCCTGAAGTCGGACGATCCGGCGCTGATCTACGAAGCCTGGCGCAGTGTGGCCCGCCCCGCGGCGCAGCGCGCCGAAACGGTGGAACTGGGCTAG
- a CDS encoding CBS domain-containing protein, which translates to MLKVSEILRVKGDTLYTASPDTPVSKAVETMSLQDIGSLVIMESGMLAGMLTFREIIQHLNRNGGTLGSTTIRAIMDDAPVSVTPNTSADEVQRLMLEKHARYIPVMDGNMLMGVISFYDMAQAIVNAQRFENNMLKAYIRDWPMDEEGAASKEM; encoded by the coding sequence ATGTTGAAAGTCAGCGAAATTCTTCGCGTCAAGGGCGACACCCTGTATACGGCCTCGCCCGACACCCCTGTCAGCAAGGCCGTGGAAACCATGAGCCTGCAGGACATCGGCTCGCTCGTCATCATGGAATCCGGCATGTTGGCCGGCATGTTGACGTTCCGCGAAATCATCCAGCACCTGAACCGCAACGGCGGCACGCTGGGCAGCACCACGATCCGCGCCATCATGGACGACGCGCCGGTCAGCGTGACGCCCAACACCAGCGCGGACGAAGTGCAACGCCTGATGCTGGAAAAGCACGCCCGCTATATCCCCGTCATGGACGGCAATATGCTGATGGGCGTGATCTCCTTCTACGATATGGCGCAGGCCATCGTCAACGCGCAGCGCTTCGAGAACAACATGCTCAAGGCCTACATTCGCGACTGGCCCATGGACGAAGAAGGCGCGGCGTCCAAGGAAATGTGA
- a CDS encoding YihY family inner membrane protein, with protein sequence MKPPVETAAAEAGLESPNHRASWVSRVAKVLRFASQRAGEEQLLQVASSLTFTTVLAIVPMLAVVLSLFTAFPVFQEFRIALEDFLTHSLMPPAVSDNIMNYLNQFARQASRLTAIGGGLLLVTSILLIMTIDKTFNDIWHVTRQRPLSQRALMYWAVLTLGPVVAGASLWGTSFLARESLGLVRDVPDIVGLAVSFLPLALTGLGFAALFVVVPNRRVLWTDALAGGFGTAIVLELMKSAFAYYLTRFPTYTVIYGTFATLPIFLLWIYLSWLAVLFGATVAASLPMIRVGRWDINREPGATFVDAVEVLRCLYRNMGSNPPGRSASRLAVDLHLHHDELNSVLEALADLGMAVRTQEQRWILACDPRRASLAPLFDRFLLDRQQPRLRESPEILRTARAILTTNAAPTLEDLMQEAQNTGNGSADVVKIEAVKK encoded by the coding sequence ATGAAACCGCCCGTCGAAACGGCCGCCGCGGAAGCGGGGCTGGAGTCTCCGAACCACCGAGCTTCGTGGGTAAGCCGGGTGGCGAAGGTGCTACGTTTCGCTTCGCAGCGCGCGGGTGAGGAACAGCTGCTCCAGGTCGCGTCCAGCCTTACCTTTACCACCGTCCTGGCCATCGTCCCGATGCTGGCGGTGGTGTTGTCGCTGTTCACGGCGTTTCCCGTGTTCCAGGAATTCCGGATCGCGCTGGAAGACTTCCTGACGCACAGCCTGATGCCGCCGGCGGTGTCCGACAACATCATGAATTACCTGAACCAGTTCGCCCGCCAGGCCAGCCGCCTGACGGCCATAGGCGGCGGGCTGCTGCTGGTCACGTCGATCCTGTTGATCATGACGATCGACAAGACCTTCAACGATATCTGGCACGTGACCCGGCAGCGCCCGCTGTCGCAGCGCGCCCTGATGTACTGGGCGGTGCTGACGCTGGGCCCGGTGGTGGCGGGCGCCAGCCTGTGGGGCACGTCCTTTCTGGCGCGGGAGTCGCTGGGCCTGGTCAGGGACGTGCCGGACATCGTCGGGCTGGCGGTATCGTTCCTGCCGCTGGCGCTGACCGGCCTGGGCTTCGCCGCGCTGTTCGTCGTGGTGCCCAACCGGCGCGTGCTGTGGACCGACGCGCTGGCCGGCGGCTTCGGCACCGCCATCGTGCTCGAACTGATGAAGTCGGCCTTCGCCTACTATTTGACGCGGTTTCCCACCTATACGGTCATCTACGGCACCTTCGCCACCCTGCCGATTTTCCTGCTGTGGATCTACCTCTCCTGGCTGGCCGTGCTGTTCGGCGCCACCGTCGCCGCCAGCCTGCCCATGATCCGCGTGGGGCGCTGGGACATCAACCGCGAGCCGGGCGCCACCTTCGTCGACGCGGTCGAGGTATTGCGCTGCCTTTATCGCAATATGGGCAGCAACCCGCCGGGCCGCAGCGCCAGCCGCCTCGCCGTCGATTTGCATCTGCATCATGACGAACTGAACTCCGTGCTGGAAGCGCTGGCCGACCTGGGGATGGCGGTACGCACCCAGGAGCAGCGCTGGATCCTGGCCTGCGATCCCCGCCGCGCGTCGCTCGCGCCGCTTTTCGACCGTTTTCTGCTCGATCGCCAACAGCCCCGGCTGCGCGAATCGCCGGAGATCCTGCGCACCGCCCGCGCCATTCTTACGACGAATGCCGCGCCGACGCTGGAAGATCTGATGCAGGAGGCGCAAAATACGGGCAATGGCTCGGCGGACGTCGTGAAGATCGAGGCCGTCAAAAAATAA